TGAGATAATATAGATACAAAACAGCTCGAAAACTCACCGACTCGACATGCATACtttttatgaaaaatatttttcttttggtcaAACCTTTTATGCAAAATATAAACCTCCTAATGACATGCATGTAAACCGATTtacatatgtgtgtatatacatGATATGGTGTTAAATAGTACGCAAATGCCTTGTTTGGTAGAGAGTATTAGCTTGGCTATGACTATTATATATTGAAAGCAATTTGAAGGAATAAATCGATGACAATTTTTATATGTTGTCTAAGTTGAAGGCCATTTATGAAGAAACAATATTCGTACTAATCTTCACAAAAAGGTATTGCACTAAAACATTCAACTCTTATTCATAAACCtttaatttggacaaaataagaaaagttgtcattgatttctttcttcaacatgCCTTTAATATAGTAAATAATTCTACCAAACCGGCCAATTCTATCTAACAAACCAGGCCAAACAGTACAGACAAACACAAATTCATACATAGTTTGGCATGCAAGTAAACAAACTTGTCAGTTTCTAATGGATGAGGATGAAGTCTAGTTAACAACCACACACAGTTTATTCATCAGGGTTGacaatttttcattttaattaaattataattttttttataagatgAATACAGCAAATGTTAGGGCACACACCAATGCACATTGCTTTTGAAATAAGACACCAAACCTATCAGCCATACACATGTCGCAACCAGCTAGCTAGAGTTTTCAGTTCTATATATACCATCAAAATCTATAAAAACCCGAGAGTTATCTTCGAAGTCCAAATTTGTACATATACAACCTAACTCCACAAATTAAGGGCatctttaatgaaaaaaaaatgcaaatttgagATACAAAAATTATTACTACACCTCATCTTACATTTTCGACATATATAAATGAAAATTCTACTATAATGTGAGGGATTTAAATTTGAGGTTGCATTTAAGTTTAAGTCTTTTATATATCAATTAATTTTGCGTTGGCGAATTAAAAAACTTTAAAGTTACACAAAGTTATCTTTtgctaattaaattaatttcaaGCTGAAATCTCATCAAATTCCTTCGTCGATTATTCACGTGTTAGAGTTAAACAATATCTTACATGTGGGGTTTAGGGGACTCTAAACATTAAGAATTAAGGAACCTCATGATAGTTTATAAGAAAGTGATCCTCTTATGTAACGAAATAATTTTAGAATGAAACCTCAACTACTTATGAACATCCTCATTCATTTTTTACTCCACGTGCTTCTGGCTAGCTCTTTTGAGAAGTTTTCCGAATGCACCATGATATCGTGATTGCATCTTCATGTTCTATACTATATAGAGTTGTGGTAAAATCTTGTAAGTCTTTAACACATGTTTGGGACACTAAAAGTGTTTCCATAATCATGAcaagcatatgggcacacacaaagtgtgtgagaaatttttttatttttgtttttgaaatagaaggagagaggaagagatatATAGCGAATGTGGGAgtaggaagtttttttttttttttaattagagatatgttaggattacatatgggtgatgttttgaaaaaaaaaaaacagcaaaatttggttgtgtgaaattacattttgcctcatatttcttattcatgttatgttttaattagaatgttaaactggtaatttcataggattttggttgacaattaTTGTTTTATTAATCAGTAGATATTAGAGTTATTATGTCAATCGGCCTGGCTTGCAACTCATGGTGAACCACAAACATCAAAACTCATTCGCGAAAAAGCGCACAAATTTGTTGCAAGTCCACGCAGCCATCATGATAACCTCTCGTCTTAAAAACCTAATAAGTAATTTCATTTAACTTAATTATAGTTTTGTACAAGGGTAATATTAGATAAACCATCTATTTAAACTatgttaataattaaattatgatcacttaagtgttgattaacgtaatTATGTTTTAGTGACACTCACATAAATTGCaagtttgatttaaaaaattgatctaACTAGCATTGCCCATCTCTATAATTGTGTGTTCTAAGTAAtgtaaattattaaataaatgaTCATATAATTTCAGTTTAATTAATATCCAAGTTCCAACATTTACGTATTATAGAAAATTACTAGAAGTTCGCCATCATTCTAAAAGATTTAGTCAAATACACGTTATCATAAAAGATGCTGTATGTAGTGAAGTGAGTTCATCAACTAACTGAAAATCATGAATTAATACTTTTTACTTGATAAACCTAGGACGGATAGTcatcaaaatattatttttgtcaCTGTGTCATATTACATGGTCCTAAACAAGAACaattaaggggtggtttgggagtgaggtgcttaaaaaaaaagcacccatgaaaaaaaactgtgagggttttaggtgtttggtaaactgaaaaaaaagggcttattttggaagctgctgtgagaataagctgaaatcaaaggaaaaagttgaagctgctatttgcagctttggaaaactagctttttttcaaagcacacagagctacagtgcttctttaatgaaaagacccactatcagactgctttttttttcaaaagcacttttacaaaaaagtttaccaaacactctgctgatttatttcacatccgcttattttcacagcagttttttttcaaagcacaacaataccaaaccagccctaaatatAGCAGGCAGACTATTAGAACCTACTTAATTAACATTTTTGTAACGTGGCATGATCTGATTAATCTACGTCAATAAGTTTTGTACAAATAATCTCTGAAAATTGTGTCGTACAAGGACAAACACCATCTTTTGCAAATTTCAAAACTGCAGTTAGGGTGCTAAACAACTCAGCATGTTGGATTAACAATGAGCTTATGGAAAAGCATCATCTTTTTtctggggatcctagggatcctgcaattatgattgtttattgtacatcatgcggtaaaaaataatttcaaattttaaaatttaaaattaaatataaatagtacctaacgattTTTGattacacgatgtacgataaacgatcACGATCATGAAATTCCTATAATCTCTAAGAAAAGGATCCTTGAATACTGAGGAAACAAACAATATCTATTATATGAGTTCCACTTCAATGCTTGTAGTATTAAATGTTACGAGCAATGAATGATTTGAATTTACGAAACTATACTATACAGAGTTTAAATAGAAGCATTACACGCATCGTCTTGTTGTATACTACTATACTCAGTTGTGGTAAAACCTTGTAAGTCTTTAACACATGTTTGGGACATAATCATGATTAGAGTTATTATGTGAATCGGCCTGGCTTGCAATTCACGGTGAACCACAAACATCAAAACTCATTCGCGAAAAAGCGCACAAATTTGTTGCAAGTCCACGCAGCCATCATGATAACCTCTCTTGTCTTAAAACCCTAATAAGTAATTCCATTTAACTTAATTATAGTTTTGTATAAGAGTAATATTAGATAAATCATCTATTTAAACTATgttaatgattggattatgatcacttaagtattgattaaggTAATATTTTCTATTAGTGACATTCGCATAagttgcaaatttagtctaaacAATTGATCTaactagcattactcttttgaATAATCATGTATTTTAAGTAatgtaaaatattaaataaacgaTGGATGCATTCATGTCATATAATTTCAGTTTAATTAATCTCCAAGTTCCAACATTTACGATATTATATACTAGAAGTTCGTCATCATTCTAAAAGATTTAGTCAAATACGCTATTGCACGTAGTGAAGTGAGTTGATCAACTAATTGAAAATCATGAATTAATACTTTTTACTTAATAAACCTAGGACGGATAGTcatcaaaatattatttttgtaacTTGCGTCATATTACAAAGTCCTAAACCAGTAGGCAGAATATTAGAACCTACTTAATTAACATTTTTTGTAACGTGGCATGATCTGATTGATTCACGTCAATAAGTTTCGTACAAATAATCTCTTAAAATTGTGTCGTACAAGGACAAACACTATCTTTTGCAAATTTCAAAACTGCAGTTAGGGTGCTAAACAACTCAGCATGTTGGATTAACAATGAGCTTATAATGAATACTGAGGAAACAAACAATATCTATTACATGAGTTCCACTTCAATGCTTGTGGTATTAAATGTTACGAGCATTGAATGATTTGAATTTACGAAACTACAAATCAATAATCCAAATTAATTTAGATCATCTAACGATGCTTGTAACATGAAAGAATTTtctctattatatatatatgctgttCATAAAACATCTGTATAATTGCATAACATGCATGCGTGCGTACGTTgagtaaatattataatatattataatatatacagAATACCCTTTGTCGAAGGGTGTGGCGCTACCgaattatcaacgaaaaatttaaaaataaattgattggagatatatataggAAATGGACAGTAGATCAGATCAGACACAAAGAAAAGTTTATTAGGTGCTGAAAAATACAAGacaaactatattatattatttagtttgatAATTAGGTGAGCCAATTCTTTGTATCTATGCATGGAAGATCATAATCGATAATAAGTTTTTATTGCTGAGCAATGTTTTCAATTTggaataaattttttttcctactgTTAGTtagttttttttggtcaaactaaTGCAGTTCGTTACTGTTGTGCATATGAGAGCATGTTTAGCAGGTGAGAGGAAGGAGATAATTTTAGCGTGGCTGGAAAGCACCTTTTGATACAACAAATATTTTAATACAAAGTTGTTGGATatgttcaccaaaaaaaaaaaacgttgttggatatttgaagaaaaaaatttaaccaCTTAAAACATGAATCGGTATAAATAAGTGGGcacttttttactttttctcttttttcttggaTAAAATCCAAAACCTAAAGAGTGAGTCATGATTAAAGTAAGAGGTCTTTCATCTCTGGCTCTTTGTTGGTCAGGCACGTGTGGCTGACCTGGTTACTTTTAGACTCACCAGTCACTTAAGCTGCAGGCTAAAGTAAACAGATTGTGGTTGACTTTGGCCCACTTCTCAAGACCCTCCCATCTCCAACACCAGTACCACCGTCCTCTCACCCACACCACTGATCGTCAGGAGTATTGGACGGCTAGATCAGAAGCATTACAGGCTGATGCAGCTGGCAACACGTATCTTTCCCTATCTATTTGAATCTTGTCGTAAACTCCGACTGAATAGTCGAGCTATATATGCTTATTTACATTACACGATATCACATGATAGAGCGGAATATGATCATTTTATATGTTCGTTTCATGTAACTTGTTCTTATGgtttgtttttggttgaatcTAATAATTCAAAGATGTACAAGGAGATACGAAATGTTGAAAAATGACTTCTTTCACCTGTTCTGTTGTTTTCACCCCCAACTCACATGTCTACGTGCCAAGCCTTCCAGTTTTGACCAAAGCTAGGAAAGTTCACAAAACGACGGGGTCGTACCTTTCAGGTTATCGCCGACGGATAGGTCCAACGGAACCCATCCCATCAAAAAGAGCCAATTGGATTTGTGCCCACTGCCCACAGTCAAATCAGCTCCCCACGCTAATTCCAATTTCTCAGTTTCTACCATGAGTTTCTATCGCCAAACGGTGTCCTTATCCTCAACCCTAAATGTGTGGTCCATGACCATTTCGCACAGGATGCTTTGCTTGTGACTCCACCTTCCTTCAAACGCAAAACACCATCCATACACACAAAGAAAAGTTTTGAGTTATTGTCACAAACTTAATGTTGTTCCTTATTCACGCGTTATATCAACCACTTAAAAATGCTTACCATTTACAACAGCAATTGAAAGTGCTTTATTCAATGATTTCTTTCTTAAGGAAACACTTAGAGTCTGTTTGATACTCTACTTGAATCtaattttttaaactcaaaaataattttcaagttttaggccttcaaaacttgtttggtaggactattttcaaaaactgaacttaagactaattaaaaaatatagtctattatctaaaaacataaaaagtgagtttttagagtttttaaacttaaactcactcatttcttttttttctattctctactctcactccaaatctatctcttttcttctttcgctcctatctttttttttacctttttcgtctctcctccaatctgctctcttcattctctcggtTATTTCTTTCACTCATCTTCCTCTCAATCTCGTCCGATCCTCTCTCTTATttatctttccttcaatcatttcttactttctttcctcctctctcttttttctctctctcatgtGACCCCatctttttagatttttttgtctaatttaaattgcaaaccaatcaagtttttgaatcttaaagaaaattgtttaagGAAAtcttcttaagaaatgttttgaaaaatgataaaaaattttaaatagaaTACCAAACAAACATGtttagttttcatcaaatttttaCGTGCTTATAACAAACAGGCTAATAATAAAATTCTTAAAAGCATGAAAAGTCATGGCCGACTTATAGAGTGTGGGAGATGTGGGACCGCATATGGCTCAATGAACCTAAGGGCCCCTGATTACAGAAAATTACAGGGGGAGTGGGAGGCTATGCTGGTgcgaggaagaagaaaatgcGTACCTTTGGCCACtttgtgtttatttttatgcaattatttatttttttacagaaaATTATATgaagtaaaaataataatatgaggtaaaaaaaattatatgaaaaaaaaaaaaaggttcccTGCACACACTACAGACGGTCATATGCAGATGACATATGACAGAGACccttgaaaataaataaatcccaCCGCCCCTcttccatcttcatcttccatcttctctctcctccagTCTCTCCCAGACTCCCTCCCTCCCAATTCCACTCTCCCACACCATGAATTCATTTACCACTCCACACTTGTCCTAATTCAAAACCCCAAATTAAAAATCCCAACAAAGTTCAAATCACTCTGAAAATTTCTGAAATTTGCTATAAAGCTCCGAGCTTTGAGAATGGTTTCTCTACAAGATTCCCATTCCGGCTCCAGCCACCACTTCCCGCCTCACACCCGCAACTTCTACTCTCCCTCCTCCACCAAAATCCACCGTCAAACCGGCCGCTCCATGCGCACCATCCGCTCCAACATCTACCAAGACGATCACTCCCGCACCTCCTTCGCCGCCGAAAGATCGACTTTTGTCTCCGAGAACCTGACCGATTCGGTCGTCGACATGCGCCTCGGCGAGCTCGCCCTCCGCACCCACAGCTCCGCCAGCAAGTCCGCGTCTTCCGACGAGGAGTACCTCCAGCTCTCCCAAGCCTTCAGTGATTTCTCCGCCTGCAGCAGCGACATATCGGGAGAATTGCAACGCCTCGCAAGCTTGCCGTCGCCGGAAAACGCGCCGACCTCCGAATTATCCGAGGCTGCGCCGGAACCGGAGCCATGCCAGGGGTTTTTGCAGAGGGAGAAATTCTCGACCGAGATCATCGAGAGCATTTCGCCGGAGGATCTTCAGCCGACGGTCAAGATCTGTGTCGACGGCCTCCAATCGACGTCGCTTGCCGTGAAGCAATCTGCAGCGGCCAAGCTCAGGCTTTTAGCGAAGAATCGGGCTGATAATCGCGCCTTGATCGGGGAGTCCGGCGCCGTTCCCGCTCTAATTCCTCTACTGCGGTGCAGCGATCCATGGACGCAAGAGCACGCCGTCACGGCGCTGTTAAACCTCTCGCTGCACGAATCAAACAAGGCCATAATCACCAATGCCGGAGCTATAAAGTCGTTAGTGTACGTCCTCAAGTCGGGGACGGAAACCTCGAAGCAAAACGCAGCCTGTGCGCTGCTGAGCTTGGCGCTAATAGAAGAGAACAAGAGCTCAATCGGAGCCTGCGGTGCAATTCCCCCGCTGGTTTCGCTGCTAATAAGTGGATCCACGAGGGGCAAAAAGGACGCTTTGACGACTCTGTACAAGCTCTGCTCGATAAAGCCCAACAAAGAGAGGGCGGTGAGCGCGGGAGCTGTGAAGCCGCTGGTGGCACTGGTGGCGGAGCAGGGGACGGGCTTGGCGGAGAAGGCGATGGTGGTGCTGAGTAGCTTGGCGGGAGTCGAGGAAGGGAAGGAGGCTATTGTGGAGGAAGGCGGGCTGGCGGCGCTTGTGGAGGCGATTGAAGATGGGTCGGGGAAAGGAAAGGAGTTTGCGGTGTTGACACTGTTGCAGCTGTGCAGTGAGACTCTGAGGAACAGAGGATTGCTTGTGAGGGAAGGAGGGATTCCGCCATTGGTTGCGCTTTCGCAGACTGGGACTGTTAAAGCTAAGCACAAGGTATCTTGATCATTTCATTAGTTGGGTATTTGGTACTACAATCTTTCTAAGTGTTAAATTGTGTAGACGAAATGGTGCTAATATTGTTTAAATTGTAGACCGAAAACCCATCCCGCAGtttagattagattagaatatcgcacggataaaaaaaaagattgttcATTTTAAATTGGTAGCTAAAGCTGTTAGTTGAAGGAAGTAAACAATGAAATGCGAATTGTCATGCATTTTGTAATTCCAAGTCTGCATGTGGATGTTGTATTTATGATCATGGTCTTAATGGAGCTCGCTTGGTTGGTTTATAATGGGGGTTTGGTTGTTTTTGCAGGCTGAAACGCTTCTTGGGTACTTGAGAGAACCGAGACAAGAAGCGTCCTCTTCGGCTCTTTAGAGAAGCGAAGGGAGGTACTTTCACAACTTAGAGAGGGAACTATACTATGTGTCTGTGTATGTAGTTTGAGTAGTGTTTGATTGCACTTGTATATAGGAAGTGTTGGAGTTTCATGGTTTGTAACTTTGTACAGTTTGGTTGAGAAGCTAGGAAGAAGAATATGATATGATTGTaagaagggagagagattaTAGGAAGCTAGTGAGCAAGAGACCACTGGCTTCTTAGCAGTTTAGATGTATGAATTCAACTAGGTTTTTTGGTTgggtattttctttctttcttgcccTCTTTTTCTATCATTGACTTGGTTTTTTGTAGGGGTGGAAAACTATTACTTGTTTGCCTTGTGGTTGTTTTGGGTCAATTGGATCCTTGTGTTTTGTATGCGTAAACCCGAATTTTGCTGTAAGGGTTTTACCGATTATCTGGTTTTAGTTATCTGCTTGCAAAAGTATCGTCTCTGTTCCTTCGTTATTGATTGTGTTCTAATTTCGTGTCTGATGGAAAATTGGAAATTCATATGTTGTTGGAGATACTGTGGGAGGGAGGCTGAACAAAATGTTCTCTCCTCCTTCAAAGCTCTGTGTTTAGTTTCTGTTGGTTGTACCCAAATTGGGATCTTGAACTCCGACGCCAAGGTGGTGACAGTTTTTCAAACCAATCATGAGGTGCCATATGGGCTTAAAGAACGTAGTGACTTGAGATAGGTTAGGCGTTTCTATTTCATACAACTCTCCCTCCAACTTGTGGTGTGTTCGTTGTCCGGTTATTCCTTGCTTAGTAGAGAATGCAAACTTTAAAGCTTTATTCTCCACATCTTTTGTCAATTTTCTCGGCTACCAAACAGCAAGTGATACTACACCGTTTGGGAGCATTATAAAGTAGAGCAGGTGAGCTGCCGTGGGCTACCCCAtcacctctctctccctcccaccCCCGCACCACCTGTCCAACTACACGCAATTCATCCAAGGCAAAGCCAGAGGCCACCGGacatggatcctctccggatccaatTGTCCTAATTTTAGGATCAATGAATATggatcattaaaatttaattaaacagtTATAAACAGTAACTCactataaaaattataataattttaattgatgaatcaaatttcaatggtccggatTCATTGATCTCTAGGATTAAGATAataggatccgaagaggatccatgTCCTAGGCCACCAACCAAAAAGATTTTTCAAAAAATTGTCCCGCTGCTGCTGGTGCAGTGCACTGCACAGTGTGTACATATATTATCTTTAATTCTTTATTCAAATTGATGATATTATGTGGTTTGTCGGTACGTAGTAAAAGAAATGATGCATTAGctggcggaggaggaggagcaggTATTGTTTTGTCCCCCTGTTCGTTTGGATTGGATGGTTGCAATTTGCATTTCTTACTCAATTTCT
This genomic interval from Malus domestica chromosome 05, GDT2T_hap1 contains the following:
- the LOC103437928 gene encoding U-box domain-containing protein 4 → MVSLQDSHSGSSHHFPPHTRNFYSPSSTKIHRQTGRSMRTIRSNIYQDDHSRTSFAAERSTFVSENLTDSVVDMRLGELALRTHSSASKSASSDEEYLQLSQAFSDFSACSSDISGELQRLASLPSPENAPTSELSEAAPEPEPCQGFLQREKFSTEIIESISPEDLQPTVKICVDGLQSTSLAVKQSAAAKLRLLAKNRADNRALIGESGAVPALIPLLRCSDPWTQEHAVTALLNLSLHESNKAIITNAGAIKSLVYVLKSGTETSKQNAACALLSLALIEENKSSIGACGAIPPLVSLLISGSTRGKKDALTTLYKLCSIKPNKERAVSAGAVKPLVALVAEQGTGLAEKAMVVLSSLAGVEEGKEAIVEEGGLAALVEAIEDGSGKGKEFAVLTLLQLCSETLRNRGLLVREGGIPPLVALSQTGTVKAKHKAETLLGYLREPRQEASSSAL